A window of the Henckelia pumila isolate YLH828 chromosome 3, ASM3356847v2, whole genome shotgun sequence genome harbors these coding sequences:
- the LOC140891913 gene encoding uncharacterized protein, with protein MASTLFSSFRYSDSLTVVGISACTALVCEAISWLLIYRTSSYKSLKSTIDKASKKLETMKTSDATTVSSNLVKKSSRTKKIDRVETSLKESSRDLSLFKFKSGAVVALVLFMVFGLLNSLFEGKTVAKIPFVPIKLVQKMSHRGLLGDDMTDCSMAFLYLLCSISIRTNLQKFLGFSPPRGAAGAGLFPMPDPKSS; from the coding sequence ATGGCGTCGACCCTGTTCTCCAGCTTCAGATACTCCGACAGCCTCACGGTGGTCGGGATCTCCGCCTGCACCGCACTCGTTTGCGAAGCCATCTCGTGGCTACTCATCTACCGTACTTCCTCCTACAAATCCCTCAAATCCACGATCGACAAAGCGTCCAAGAAACTCGAGACCATGAAGACATCCGACGCCACTACGGTCTCCTCCAATCTCGTCAAAAAGTCTTCCAGAACCAAGAAAATCGACCGGGTCGAGACGTCGTTGAAGGAATCGAGCCGCGATTTGTCCTTGTTCAAGTTCAAATCGGGCGCGGTCGTGGCCCTTGTCTTGTTCATGGTTTTCGGGTTGTTGAACAGTTTGTTCGAGGGCAAAACCGTGGCCAAAATCCCTTTTGTACCGATTAAATTGGTGCAGAAGATGAGCCACAGGGGGTTGTTGGGGGATGACATGACCGATTGTTCGATGGCGTTTCTGTATCTGCTGTGTTCGATCAGCATAAGGACGAATCTGCAGAAGTTTTTGGGATTTTCACCGCCGCGAGGGGCTGCTGGCGCTGGACTTTTCCCCATGCCCGATCCCAAATCGAGCTGA